A single region of the Halobacterium wangiae genome encodes:
- a CDS encoding acetate--CoA ligase family protein, with protein MKTADEAGGLFAPERVAVVGATDREGSIGRAIVENLADFEGEVVAVNPGRDTVLGYDCYPDLASAPDVDLAVVVVPPGIAVDVVRGAGEAGVRNVVVITAGFSETGGEGAQRERELATVADEYGINLVGPNSLGVLSTPTGLNATFGPSNALPGNLSFMSQSGAFITAVLDWANDQEIGFKDVVSLGNKAVLDETDFMRQWRDDPETDVILGYLEGIEDGREFVDTARDVTQDTPAVVVKSGRTEAGAQAASSHTGTIAGSESAYEAGLEQAGVVRADNVQELFDFARVLDGLPLPDSERVAVVTNAGGPGVMATDAVGDSRLSMASFTDDTLDTLTDSLPEEANVYNPVDVIGDADIDRFETAIDAVLADENVGCAIVVSAPTAIVDYEELAGVVVERQAEHDKPVCACLMGGERTAGASAVLGEAGIPNYFDPARAVSSLDALAVQREVQAREYEPPREFDVDRERAREILESAAERGSTRLGVEAMDLLAAYGIPIPAGEVVDDPSEALWTANDIDGPVVMKIVSPDILHKSDIGGVKVGVPDEEVTDAYEDLVTRAKNYQPNATVLGVQVQEMVDVDGGTETILGANRDPQFGPLLLFGLGGIFVEILEDTSVRVAPVSGREASGMIDDLDSAPLLRGARGRDAVDEDAIVESVQRLSQLVTDFPAILELDVNPLLATAEGVQALDVRLTIDPDEL; from the coding sequence GTGAAGACAGCAGACGAAGCGGGCGGGCTGTTCGCCCCAGAGCGCGTCGCCGTCGTCGGTGCGACGGACCGCGAGGGGTCGATCGGCCGCGCCATCGTGGAGAACCTCGCGGACTTCGAGGGGGAGGTGGTCGCCGTCAACCCCGGGCGCGACACCGTGCTCGGCTACGACTGCTACCCGGACCTGGCGTCGGCGCCGGACGTCGACCTCGCTGTGGTCGTGGTGCCACCGGGCATCGCGGTCGACGTGGTCCGGGGCGCGGGCGAAGCCGGCGTCCGGAACGTCGTGGTCATCACCGCGGGGTTCAGCGAGACCGGCGGCGAGGGCGCCCAGCGGGAGCGCGAACTCGCGACGGTCGCCGACGAGTACGGCATCAACCTCGTCGGGCCGAACAGCCTCGGCGTGCTCTCGACGCCGACCGGTCTGAACGCGACGTTCGGCCCGTCGAACGCGCTGCCCGGCAACCTCTCGTTCATGAGCCAGTCGGGGGCGTTCATCACCGCGGTCCTCGACTGGGCGAACGACCAGGAGATCGGCTTCAAGGACGTCGTGAGCCTCGGGAACAAGGCCGTCCTCGACGAGACGGACTTCATGCGTCAGTGGCGCGACGACCCGGAGACGGACGTCATCCTCGGCTACCTCGAGGGCATCGAGGACGGCCGCGAGTTCGTCGACACCGCCCGCGACGTGACCCAGGACACGCCAGCCGTCGTCGTCAAGTCCGGTCGCACGGAGGCGGGCGCACAGGCCGCGTCCTCCCACACGGGTACCATCGCAGGGAGCGAGTCGGCTTACGAGGCGGGCCTCGAACAGGCCGGCGTGGTGCGCGCGGACAACGTCCAGGAGCTGTTCGACTTCGCGCGCGTCCTCGACGGCCTCCCGCTGCCGGACTCCGAGCGCGTCGCCGTCGTCACGAACGCCGGCGGCCCGGGCGTCATGGCGACAGACGCCGTCGGTGACTCGCGGCTCTCGATGGCGTCGTTCACCGACGACACGCTTGACACACTCACCGACTCACTGCCCGAGGAGGCGAACGTCTACAACCCGGTCGACGTCATCGGGGACGCGGACATCGACCGCTTCGAGACGGCCATCGACGCCGTGCTCGCGGACGAGAACGTCGGGTGCGCGATCGTCGTCTCCGCGCCGACGGCTATCGTCGACTACGAGGAACTCGCGGGCGTCGTCGTCGAGCGGCAGGCCGAGCACGACAAACCGGTGTGTGCGTGTCTGATGGGGGGCGAACGGACCGCTGGTGCGTCGGCGGTGCTCGGCGAGGCCGGCATCCCGAACTACTTCGACCCCGCGCGGGCCGTCAGCAGCCTCGACGCGCTCGCCGTCCAGCGCGAGGTACAGGCCCGCGAGTACGAACCCCCACGCGAGTTCGACGTCGACCGCGAGCGCGCCCGAGAGATCCTCGAGAGCGCCGCCGAGCGCGGGTCCACCAGACTCGGCGTCGAAGCGATGGACCTGCTGGCTGCCTACGGCATCCCCATCCCGGCGGGAGAGGTGGTCGACGACCCCTCGGAGGCGCTGTGGACGGCCAACGACATCGACGGCCCCGTCGTGATGAAGATCGTCAGCCCGGACATCCTCCACAAGTCCGACATCGGCGGCGTCAAGGTCGGCGTCCCGGACGAGGAGGTCACCGACGCCTACGAGGACCTCGTCACGCGCGCGAAAAACTACCAGCCGAACGCCACCGTCCTCGGCGTACAGGTCCAGGAGATGGTCGACGTCGACGGCGGCACGGAGACCATCCTCGGGGCCAACCGCGACCCGCAGTTCGGACCGCTGTTGCTGTTCGGCCTCGGCGGCATCTTCGTGGAGATACTGGAGGACACGAGCGTCCGCGTCGCGCCGGTCTCCGGCCGGGAGGCCAGTGGGATGATCGACGACCTGGACTCGGCGCCGCTGCTACGGGGCGCCCGCGGCCGGGACGCCGTCGACGAGGACGCCATCGTGGAGAGCGTCCAGCGGCTCAGCCAGCTCGTGACCGACTTCCCGGCCATCCTCGAACTCGACGTGAACCCGCTGCTCGCCACCGCCGAGGGCGTGCAGGCACTGGACGTCCGACTGACCATCGACCCCGACGAACTATGA
- a CDS encoding phosphotransacetylase family protein → MNTLLVTSTEAGTGKTAVSLALARLAQERGTDVGYMKPKGTRLQSNVGKTLDADPMLARELLGLDAEMHDLEPVVYSPTFVQGAIRGREDPPELRERVREAFEGLSADRELMVVEGADDLATGGIVDLTDPDIADLLDARAIVVTRYEEPGDVDDVLAAADALGDRCAGVVFNAVADATYDDVETEVAPFLDGRDVPVVGVLPNDQRLAGVTVADLADELGGDVLTTGGGEDALVERFLVGAMSGESALRHFRRTKDAAVITGGDRADVQTAALDAPGVRCLVLTGGHRPSGAVLGKATEQDVPVIAVRSDTLTTIERAEELVRGGRVRDAETVDVMQGLLHDHADVDALLH, encoded by the coding sequence ATGAACACGCTACTCGTCACCTCGACCGAAGCAGGCACCGGCAAGACCGCCGTCTCGCTCGCCCTCGCGCGTCTCGCGCAGGAGCGCGGCACCGACGTCGGCTACATGAAACCGAAGGGCACCCGACTCCAGAGCAACGTCGGGAAGACCCTCGACGCGGACCCGATGCTCGCCAGAGAGCTCCTCGGCCTCGACGCCGAGATGCACGACCTCGAACCCGTCGTCTACTCGCCGACGTTCGTGCAGGGCGCCATCCGTGGCCGTGAGGACCCCCCGGAGCTCCGCGAGCGCGTCCGGGAGGCCTTCGAGGGGCTCTCCGCCGACCGCGAGTTGATGGTCGTGGAGGGTGCCGACGACCTCGCCACGGGCGGCATCGTCGACCTCACTGACCCCGACATCGCGGACCTGCTCGACGCGCGCGCTATCGTCGTGACGCGGTACGAGGAACCCGGCGACGTCGACGACGTGCTGGCGGCCGCCGACGCGCTCGGCGACCGCTGTGCGGGCGTCGTCTTCAACGCCGTCGCGGACGCCACCTACGACGACGTCGAGACCGAGGTCGCGCCGTTCCTCGACGGCCGTGACGTCCCCGTGGTCGGCGTCCTCCCGAACGACCAGCGACTCGCCGGCGTCACCGTCGCCGACCTCGCGGACGAACTCGGCGGTGACGTGCTCACGACGGGCGGTGGCGAGGATGCGCTCGTCGAGCGGTTCCTCGTCGGCGCGATGAGCGGGGAGAGCGCGCTCCGACACTTCCGCCGCACGAAGGACGCGGCGGTCATCACGGGTGGGGACCGCGCCGACGTGCAGACCGCAGCGCTCGACGCGCCCGGCGTGCGCTGTCTCGTGCTCACGGGCGGCCACAGGCCATCGGGTGCCGTACTCGGCAAAGCCACAGAACAGGACGTCCCCGTCATCGCCGTCCGGTCGGACACGCTGACCACGATCGAACGCGCGGAGGAACTCGTCCGCGGCGGCCGGGTGCGGGACGCCGAGACCGTGGACGTGATGCAGGGACTGCTCCACGACCACGCGGACGTCGACGCGCTCCTACACTAG
- a CDS encoding chemotaxis protein CheW has translation MADEETDVLEFSLDDGRYCIDIGHVDEIVDATEDVTTIPNADANVVGVVDLRGETTTVVDPRVNLEVDGEPDGQRIVVLSDQDATGLLVDNVHEVESVSEDALDDSAASETTRGVIRREDRFVVWVDPAALV, from the coding sequence ATGGCTGACGAAGAGACGGACGTGCTGGAGTTCTCGCTGGACGACGGCCGGTACTGTATCGACATCGGCCACGTCGACGAGATCGTGGACGCGACGGAGGACGTGACCACCATCCCGAACGCCGACGCGAACGTCGTGGGGGTCGTCGACCTCCGCGGCGAGACCACGACCGTCGTCGACCCCCGAGTCAACCTCGAGGTCGACGGCGAACCGGACGGCCAGCGCATCGTCGTGCTCTCCGACCAGGACGCGACCGGACTGCTGGTCGACAACGTCCACGAGGTCGAGTCGGTCAGCGAGGACGCCCTCGACGACTCGGCCGCCTCGGAGACGACCCGCGGTGTCATCCGTCGCGAGGACCGCTTCGTCGTCTGGGTCGACCCAGCCGCCCTAGTGTAG
- a CDS encoding ArsR/SmtB family transcription factor, protein MDPVDVLRVLGNKYNAEILEATHAPKSAQELSEELDIPIATSYRRIEELSEHDLLKLEGKELSDEGRRTKVYRRQIDEISVQFGVDETRVDTTERTEAKNALVDVWSDLRSER, encoded by the coding sequence ATGGACCCGGTGGACGTGTTGCGGGTACTCGGTAACAAGTACAACGCCGAGATACTCGAAGCCACACACGCCCCGAAGTCCGCCCAGGAGCTCAGCGAAGAGCTCGACATCCCGATCGCGACGAGCTACCGGCGCATCGAGGAACTCAGCGAGCACGACCTCCTCAAACTCGAGGGGAAGGAGCTCTCCGACGAGGGCCGTCGCACGAAGGTGTACCGGCGGCAGATAGACGAGATCTCCGTCCAGTTCGGCGTCGACGAGACGCGCGTCGACACCACCGAACGCACCGAGGCCAAGAACGCGCTCGTCGACGTGTGGAGCGACCTTCGTTCCGAGCGCTGA
- a CDS encoding DUF7521 family protein → MRLIEALYLVFSGTLAAAGLSMVWFAVRAYRNTGRSAMLYLSVGFGLVVAAALGTTVLAFLTGFEQTRTLLTANYLLTTTGYIFVMYSIVIRN, encoded by the coding sequence ATGCGCCTCATCGAAGCACTCTACCTCGTATTCAGCGGGACGCTGGCCGCGGCCGGTCTCAGTATGGTCTGGTTCGCGGTACGGGCCTACCGGAACACGGGCCGTTCCGCCATGTTGTACCTCTCCGTGGGGTTCGGACTCGTCGTCGCCGCCGCACTCGGTACGACGGTACTCGCGTTCCTCACGGGGTTCGAACAGACGCGAACGCTGCTCACGGCGAACTACCTCCTGACCACCACCGGGTACATCTTCGTGATGTACAGCATCGTCATCCGTAACTGA
- the minD gene encoding MinD/ParA family ATP-binding protein, which translates to MNEVGGDGYVFAVASGKGGVGKSTTTANLGVALADDGFDVALVDVDLGMANLAGLLGVKPDTTLHDVLAGDASPAEATYETNGLTLVPGSTDLEQFAEADAKSLHRVVEYLRDRNDVVLLDAGAGLSYDIAMAMSVADGVLLVTTAELASLTDATKTGKLVTKLEKPVVGAVFTRTGDGGFDDVEGIAAALGTTEAVTASVPHDDAVKLAVRKSRPVVDLQPESPAARAYDRLAAKLADSVGMEPSTAPDAGFEWVDPDTGEVEEPAEPPDADGPVYEISLEELIEEAGLDESPDATDRRVKLFDRVKSRFS; encoded by the coding sequence ATGAACGAGGTCGGAGGCGACGGGTACGTGTTCGCCGTCGCCAGTGGGAAGGGTGGCGTCGGGAAGTCGACGACGACCGCGAATCTCGGGGTTGCACTCGCCGACGACGGGTTCGACGTGGCGCTGGTCGACGTCGACCTCGGGATGGCGAACCTCGCTGGCCTGCTCGGCGTGAAGCCCGACACGACGCTCCACGACGTGCTCGCGGGCGACGCGTCGCCGGCCGAAGCCACCTACGAGACGAACGGCCTCACACTCGTCCCCGGCTCCACGGACCTCGAACAGTTCGCGGAGGCGGACGCCAAGTCGCTGCACCGCGTCGTCGAGTACCTCCGGGACCGCAACGACGTCGTGTTGCTGGACGCCGGGGCGGGACTGAGCTACGACATCGCGATGGCGATGAGCGTCGCGGACGGCGTCCTGCTGGTGACCACGGCCGAACTGGCCTCCCTGACGGACGCGACGAAGACCGGGAAACTGGTGACGAAACTGGAGAAACCCGTGGTCGGCGCGGTGTTCACCCGGACCGGAGACGGCGGCTTCGACGACGTCGAGGGGATCGCTGCCGCACTGGGAACGACGGAGGCGGTGACAGCCAGCGTCCCCCACGACGACGCGGTGAAACTGGCCGTCAGGAAGAGCCGACCGGTCGTCGACCTGCAACCGGAGAGTCCCGCGGCGCGCGCCTACGACCGGCTCGCCGCGAAACTCGCCGACAGCGTCGGGATGGAACCGAGCACGGCGCCAGACGCGGGCTTCGAGTGGGTGGACCCCGACACTGGAGAGGTCGAGGAACCGGCGGAGCCACCGGACGCCGACGGCCCCGTCTACGAGATCTCCCTGGAGGAACTCATCGAGGAAGCGGGTCTCGACGAGAGTCCGGACGCGACCGACCGACGGGTGAAACTGTTCGACCGCGTGAAGTCCCGGTTCTCCTGA
- the flaJ gene encoding archaellar assembly protein FlaJ, translating to MSTEEVEATGTLENLDFGDIVDSVLESYRQMPMPTFKYALFIVAPSVLFFVFSVVAVLVFDLPIFLTLPIPMLGLLGLVTAVLYPKIRLDQRRTRMENRFHLFVTHMTVLSTTNIDRVEVFRRIGAEEEYGPLAEEARRVVQLIDAWNQSLDDACRMRANKVPSDLLADFLDRLAYTINSGESLESYLTTEQDAIIRNYVTAYEGQLDNLQVMKDLYLSMILSVTFALVFATVLPILSGTNPTMTVSAVVVMYSFIQIGFLYAIFTLAPSDPLWYFPENRTTWTEWKLRGATAVGGLLSLGAVVGVLAVLLGWTGIDPGSVPLPMYAAVPTTPLLVPGILAHVEEERVKDRDDSFTSFIRGLGSSETARQTTTTRVLESLRDKNFGALTGLVDDLYKRLNLRLDASLAWRHFTADAHSYLIQKFSEMYLIGRQMGGEPKHLGELISRNMSEVLQLRQRRAQSVSTMIGVLYGITAAATFAFFIGLGIVDVISGLGLDFSNPAFNVGSIINTQVYDIQLIEYLLVLTILVNALLSSLMIRVIDGGHKVNAYVHFVALTWISAVIASLTLDLVGSLLSV from the coding sequence ATGTCCACCGAGGAAGTCGAAGCGACTGGCACGCTCGAGAACCTCGACTTCGGCGACATCGTGGACTCCGTCCTGGAGTCCTACCGGCAGATGCCGATGCCGACGTTCAAGTACGCGCTGTTCATCGTCGCCCCGTCGGTGCTGTTCTTCGTCTTCTCGGTGGTAGCGGTGCTGGTCTTCGACCTGCCGATATTCCTGACGCTGCCGATCCCGATGCTCGGCCTGCTCGGCCTCGTCACGGCGGTGCTCTACCCGAAGATCCGACTGGACCAGCGCCGCACGCGCATGGAGAATCGCTTCCACCTGTTCGTGACGCACATGACAGTGCTGTCCACGACGAACATCGACCGCGTGGAGGTGTTCCGCCGCATCGGCGCCGAGGAGGAGTACGGGCCGCTCGCCGAGGAGGCCCGTCGGGTCGTCCAGCTCATCGACGCGTGGAACCAGAGCCTCGACGACGCCTGCCGGATGCGCGCGAACAAGGTCCCCAGCGACCTGCTGGCGGACTTCCTCGACCGTCTGGCGTACACCATCAACTCCGGTGAGAGCCTGGAGTCGTACCTGACCACCGAACAGGACGCCATCATCCGGAACTACGTGACGGCCTACGAGGGGCAACTGGACAACCTCCAAGTGATGAAGGACCTCTACCTGTCGATGATCCTCTCTGTGACGTTCGCGCTCGTGTTCGCGACCGTCCTCCCCATCCTCTCCGGGACGAACCCGACGATGACGGTGTCCGCCGTCGTGGTGATGTACTCGTTCATCCAGATCGGGTTCCTCTACGCCATCTTCACGCTCGCGCCGAGCGACCCCCTCTGGTACTTCCCGGAGAACCGAACGACGTGGACGGAGTGGAAACTCCGCGGGGCGACGGCGGTGGGAGGGTTGCTCTCTCTGGGAGCGGTCGTGGGGGTGCTGGCCGTCCTGCTCGGCTGGACGGGTATCGACCCTGGTTCGGTGCCGCTCCCCATGTACGCGGCCGTGCCGACGACGCCGCTGCTCGTCCCGGGTATCCTCGCACACGTCGAGGAGGAGCGCGTGAAGGACCGCGACGACTCGTTCACGAGCTTCATCCGTGGGCTGGGCTCCAGCGAGACGGCCCGCCAGACGACGACCACGCGCGTGCTGGAGTCGCTGCGCGACAAGAACTTCGGGGCGCTCACTGGACTGGTCGACGACCTCTACAAGCGACTGAACCTCCGGCTGGACGCCTCGCTCGCGTGGCGGCACTTCACCGCGGACGCCCACTCCTACCTCATCCAGAAGTTCAGCGAGATGTACCTCATCGGTCGCCAGATGGGTGGGGAGCCCAAACACCTCGGGGAGCTCATCTCGCGGAATATGAGCGAGGTGCTGCAGTTGCGCCAGCGTCGTGCACAGTCCGTCTCGACGATGATCGGCGTCCTCTACGGCATCACCGCGGCCGCGACGTTCGCGTTCTTCATCGGCCTCGGTATCGTCGACGTCATTTCCGGACTCGGACTCGACTTCTCGAACCCCGCGTTCAACGTCGGCAGCATCATCAACACCCAGGTGTACGACATCCAGCTCATCGAGTACCTGCTGGTGTTGACCATCCTGGTCAACGCATTGCTCTCCTCGCTGATGATCCGGGTCATCGACGGCGGGCACAAGGTGAACGCGTACGTCCACTTCGTGGCGCTGACGTGGATCTCGGCGGTCATCGCCTCGCTGACCCTGGACCTCGTCGGTTCGCTGCTGTCGGTCTGA
- a CDS encoding ATPase domain-containing protein, giving the protein MSTRNLYSLGLDAHDRLNNELGGGIPGGSIVLIEGDYGAGKSAMSQRFTHGFCEENHSVTLVSTELTVRGFIDQMHSLSYDVEEHLLNEDLLFFHADVDTGQSALRTTGGVDDEEDGNRKQLLKRLMEAEKMWQADAVIIDTFDAILRNDPQFEALVRQNDERQAALEIISFFRDVVSQGKVIVLTVDPSTVDEEAIGPFRSIADVYLELQMVEVGNDVRRSIAVRRFAGMGEQVGDTIGYSVRSGTGIVIESRSVA; this is encoded by the coding sequence ATGAGTACGAGAAATCTCTACTCGCTCGGCCTGGACGCGCACGACCGACTGAACAACGAACTCGGCGGTGGGATTCCGGGCGGCAGCATCGTCCTCATTGAGGGCGACTACGGCGCCGGGAAGTCCGCGATGAGCCAGCGGTTCACCCACGGGTTCTGCGAGGAGAACCACTCCGTCACGCTCGTCTCGACGGAGTTGACGGTCCGCGGGTTCATCGACCAGATGCACTCGCTGAGCTACGACGTGGAGGAACACCTCCTGAACGAGGACCTGCTTTTCTTCCACGCGGACGTGGACACGGGCCAGAGCGCGCTCCGCACCACCGGCGGTGTGGACGACGAGGAGGACGGGAACCGCAAACAGCTGTTGAAACGGCTGATGGAGGCGGAGAAGATGTGGCAGGCCGACGCCGTCATCATCGACACGTTCGACGCCATCCTCCGGAACGACCCGCAGTTCGAGGCGCTGGTCCGTCAGAACGACGAGCGGCAGGCGGCCCTCGAGATCATCTCGTTCTTCAGGGACGTCGTCTCGCAGGGAAAGGTCATCGTTTTGACGGTGGACCCGAGTACGGTGGACGAAGAGGCAATCGGACCGTTCCGGTCCATCGCCGACGTGTACCTCGAGTTACAGATGGTGGAGGTCGGCAACGACGTCCGCCGCTCGATCGCCGTACGCCGTTTCGCCGGCATGGGCGAACAGGTCGGGGACACGATTGGGTACTCGGTTCGGTCCGGGACCGGAATCGTCATCGAGAGTCGCAGTGTGGCGTAG
- a CDS encoding flagellar protein G, producing the protein MASVSSSTLIIFIASILVAASVAGTMTNGVQRLSDALGDRSMDVSTEIQTDIEIISDPGSPDSIYDSVDDNLTVLLKNTGSNSLGADPDVVEFIVDGQYHSELTVDVVNGDSWTPGNVARVNATNVNLDPGDHRVVVIVHGDEEVLEFRT; encoded by the coding sequence GTGGCCAGCGTCTCCTCGTCGACGCTCATCATCTTCATCGCGAGCATCCTCGTGGCAGCGTCAGTCGCGGGGACGATGACGAACGGCGTCCAGCGGTTGAGCGACGCCCTCGGCGACAGGAGCATGGACGTGAGCACGGAGATACAGACCGACATAGAGATCATCAGCGACCCCGGGAGTCCGGACTCGATCTACGACAGCGTCGACGACAACCTGACGGTGCTCCTGAAGAACACGGGGTCGAACAGCCTGGGGGCCGACCCTGACGTCGTCGAGTTCATCGTCGACGGTCAGTACCATTCGGAGCTGACCGTCGATGTCGTCAACGGCGACAGCTGGACCCCGGGCAACGTCGCTCGCGTGAACGCGACGAACGTGAACCTGGACCCCGGCGACCATCGGGTCGTCGTCATCGTCCACGGTGACGAGGAGGTGTTGGAGTTCAGAACATGA
- a CDS encoding fla cluster protein FlaF: protein MGFSVSGSAAILFIAAFVSVGILYSAAYNGYERVQDADDGHGERVLEQRNTAVNVTNVTYNSGDDKLTVNVTNEGATSLSINETDLLVDGEFYGQAGYDSWNVDGQSDTTLWLPGETYSVTLTAPSEPNRVKVVTSPGVTATGVV from the coding sequence ATGGGATTCAGCGTTAGTGGCTCGGCGGCGATCCTGTTCATCGCCGCTTTCGTCAGCGTCGGCATCCTCTACTCGGCGGCGTACAACGGGTACGAGCGCGTGCAGGACGCCGACGACGGTCACGGAGAGCGCGTCCTCGAACAGCGCAACACCGCAGTGAACGTCACGAACGTAACGTACAACTCAGGTGACGACAAACTGACGGTGAACGTGACTAACGAAGGTGCGACGTCGCTGTCGATCAACGAAACGGACCTACTCGTCGATGGCGAGTTCTACGGTCAGGCTGGCTACGACAGCTGGAACGTCGACGGCCAGTCGGACACGACGCTGTGGCTCCCGGGCGAGACGTACAGCGTCACGCTGACCGCGCCTTCCGAACCGAACCGCGTGAAGGTCGTCACGTCGCCGGGTGTCACGGCGACGGGGGTGGTCTGA
- a CDS encoding FlaD/FlaE family flagellar protein, translating into MKFIHLTPTALVFVQFGALAVGMASWLDDDEGSGDSEGDEEFGMDDDFDDDFDDEFGSFDDMDDGGGGGGMQDSSVNELEHRIEELETEVSNVASKANTVRSENEQISESVEDVEENVRKLLEIYEMVTRGVNPFVDDVNPDAMGGGDAAGQSFGLFDDEEEAEDAGGDDLDSDIADADADDFFEDDAFDDGMDDLEEGEEMDEFGEFEDADEEGDEGMDGFDDFDDEDEESDGGGGGTSFDELKEEYESGDADWAEGEAPDDAGIEADEKPDLGFDDSDLEAEAEEEADTEEAFEFGASEPDPGPDEASGTPPALGLRTRGDGPHLVEPPKGYLGDVICLEWLDYLLSEFGPKNTVRTLNYYERIGWIGEPVRDQLFDYLEGLTDSDYLYREEFGTTELTMDDHLKSLDYIEELASEDIERAIVDRCEDLHRNGIQR; encoded by the coding sequence ATGAAGTTTATCCACCTCACCCCGACTGCCCTTGTCTTCGTGCAGTTCGGGGCGCTGGCCGTCGGTATGGCCAGTTGGCTCGATGACGACGAGGGGTCGGGGGACTCCGAGGGTGACGAGGAGTTCGGAATGGACGACGACTTCGACGACGATTTCGACGACGAGTTCGGGTCGTTCGACGACATGGACGACGGCGGAGGCGGTGGGGGGATGCAGGACTCCTCGGTCAACGAACTCGAACACCGCATCGAGGAACTCGAGACGGAAGTGTCGAACGTCGCCTCGAAGGCGAACACCGTCCGCAGCGAGAACGAACAGATCAGCGAGAGCGTCGAGGACGTCGAGGAGAACGTCCGCAAACTCCTCGAGATCTACGAGATGGTCACTCGCGGCGTCAACCCGTTCGTCGACGACGTGAACCCGGACGCGATGGGTGGCGGTGACGCCGCTGGCCAGAGTTTCGGCCTGTTCGACGACGAAGAGGAAGCAGAGGACGCCGGTGGCGACGACCTCGACTCCGACATCGCGGACGCGGACGCGGACGACTTCTTCGAGGACGACGCATTCGACGACGGGATGGACGACCTCGAAGAGGGCGAGGAGATGGACGAGTTCGGGGAGTTCGAGGATGCCGACGAGGAGGGGGACGAGGGGATGGACGGTTTCGACGACTTCGACGACGAAGACGAGGAATCCGACGGCGGCGGCGGTGGGACGTCCTTCGACGAGCTGAAAGAGGAGTACGAGTCGGGGGACGCCGACTGGGCCGAGGGCGAAGCACCCGACGACGCGGGTATCGAGGCCGACGAGAAGCCCGACCTCGGGTTCGACGACTCCGACCTCGAAGCCGAAGCAGAGGAAGAGGCGGACACCGAGGAGGCCTTCGAGTTCGGAGCGTCCGAGCCGGACCCAGGACCGGATGAGGCGAGCGGAACGCCGCCCGCGCTGGGCCTGCGCACGCGCGGTGACGGACCACACCTCGTCGAGCCTCCGAAGGGCTACCTCGGGGACGTGATCTGCCTGGAGTGGCTGGACTACCTGCTCTCGGAGTTCGGGCCGAAGAACACGGTGCGCACGCTGAACTACTACGAGCGCATCGGCTGGATCGGCGAGCCGGTGCGGGACCAGCTGTTCGACTACCTGGAGGGGCTCACGGACTCGGACTACCTCTACCGGGAGGAGTTCGGGACGACAGAACTGACGATGGACGACCACCTGAAGAGCCTCGACTACATCGAGGAGCTGGCCAGCGAGGACATCGAGCGTGCCATCGTCGACCGCTGCGAGGACCTCCACAGGAATGGGATTCAGCGTTAG
- a CDS encoding FlaD/FlaE family flagellar protein, whose product MTLNPREYDPEELRTAAQQGDDVNIRELKKRLAEQEQESEEAVRSGQLKQLLFMHSSASEERLERPYLQSMPGKYAAEITLFEWLEFLLERGGVKRSLQALDYYENIGWIGEEASEKLRNHVRGFAGPADEEDHADLEMADHVLSLVFIARLASME is encoded by the coding sequence ATGACGCTCAACCCACGCGAGTACGACCCGGAGGAACTGCGCACCGCCGCCCAGCAGGGCGACGACGTGAACATCCGCGAGCTGAAGAAACGGCTCGCCGAGCAGGAGCAGGAGTCCGAGGAGGCCGTGCGGTCCGGCCAGTTGAAACAGCTCCTGTTCATGCACTCCAGTGCGAGCGAGGAGCGCCTGGAACGGCCGTACCTGCAGTCGATGCCGGGGAAGTACGCCGCGGAGATCACGCTGTTCGAGTGGCTGGAGTTCCTCTTGGAGCGCGGCGGTGTTAAGCGCTCGCTGCAGGCCCTGGACTACTACGAGAACATCGGCTGGATCGGCGAGGAGGCCAGCGAGAAACTGCGCAACCACGTCCGCGGGTTCGCCGGTCCGGCCGACGAGGAGGACCACGCCGACCTCGAGATGGCCGATCACGTGCTGAGCCTCGTGTTCATCGCTCGACTCGCCTCGATGGAGTAG